Part of the Primulina huaijiensis isolate GDHJ02 chromosome 15, ASM1229523v2, whole genome shotgun sequence genome is shown below.
TCTATAAGTTGTGGGCTTTTGTCGTAAAATTTCTTAATCCAGCTTTTGTTAAAGAGGGTGTCGTCCTTCCAACCGTTGCAGAAGAGGGAGAAATTTAAACTGGAGTCGACACTAACATGTTTGTCCCTTTCGCCTTCGCTGCCACGAGCAGAAAACAGAGAAATGCTTTGCTTTTTTTATCATGAGCACACGCGGGTGGATTTGTTGGTTCTTGTTTTTTATTTGCTTGGATTTGGAAATTTGTGTGGTTTCGTATAATAGTGAGCCTTCAGAAAGAGTTGTTAGCGTAGGCGAATTGTGTTTCTGTAAAAATCATCTTGTTTTGCTTGGTTCTACTATACTTTTATGCATCATTTGCTGCTTATTTGCAAGccacaaaaaaattttattcacaTCTTTCGAAATATTTATCCAATTCAAATCCTAATTATTGTATTCGATAGAAGGCGGGATATACTGAATAAAAATGGTCACttttaattgatattttaaaaagacCACATTCTTATAATAATTGTTGTTGGGGTACACTAATAAATTTTGTTTGCCACGTAAAATGTGACGggatatgattatttaaatgCTATCTGTAGAATTTTAAGGTTTTGTATTCTATCATGATgactggttttttttttttccctctgtttttcattttatttgttCACTTGCATAATTTGTTTTACCTTTAATATTTCGTGCAAGCTTGCAATTGATGACACAAACATAATTCATTGCTGAGTTGTATTAATAAATTTAGTGTATTGAAGTTTTGactttgttgttattattatcataattattaaCTACAATTTACCAAGTATAATTAGAATTACTGCATAGTTTCAACATGTAAATTGAAATATTGGAACTATAACATTTTATCCGAGTCCGAAAAAATCAGGTTCCTACATCCAATCTAAAACTCCGTTAAGAATTTCATAGGAATGCAAGCTTTCGAGTCgaaaaaacaaaatatgataCTTGGTGAAACAAAATTACAATAGTTTTCCATTCTCTCTTGAATTTCACTGAAAATAAGTACCAAATCCCATATTACAAGAATCAAACATATGTACTGGTTCTTGATTATACAAACTGTGATCAACATTAAACTTTTCAACATGGAGTGCTGATTCAGATAAAACAAATGTACACTGGCAAGAAAAAGGCTAATCTTGCTTGATTCAATGAGAGGAACTCGTCTCCATGCTATAAATCGAGTACTCGCTCAGGCCCAAGTTGTATCTCTCTTCATCCCAGTTAAGGATCTCCTTTGCATATTTAAGTGCACAATCTACACTGGTAGGCTCTACGCCTTTCACTTGTGATACATACAATTTTCGACCAGTGAGAGATGAGAAGAGCCTTTTGAACTTTACGGCAATATAATGAAAAGCCAATTGCCCCACTGTTGGGTGATTTGGATTGTTGCTGCTGGAGCGATTACGGCTCATTACAGGTTGAAAATCATCGAACCAATCACATTTACTCAAAGGGACTTGTTCTATCTTTTCCTCGAACAGGTCGAACTTGTTTAAAAGGAGAAGGAAATCTATCTGATCAAAGGTTGGATGAGTAACCATGCTCTCAAAAAACTTCTTGCTTGACATCATTTTGTTTGCCGACTTTCCTTCACCGTCCATTTCAAACAGATCATAGTCATTTAGAGACACGCAGAAAATTACAATTCGGACGTCTTCAAACATTTGAAGCCATTTGCAGTTTTCTCCGTATCCTTTTGCCTGTAGTCTGATCAGCTGAAATCTGAATGCCAATTAGGAAAGGAAAACAAATGTTAGAAAAATGCAAAAGGCCACACAGCTTCAAGTTTACGCTTTACAGTGATCAAGAAACAATGAATCGCGGAATTTGGATGTATAATAATGATAACTGCATATTTTTCCAATGTGTTCATCGACCAAAATATGCACCGGATAAACAAGTTTTATTAGACTACCTGAACAGGGAATCAGATAGGTCTCCTGTTTCTGAATCATCGTTTGACGACTCGGGAAACGAGAAGTCTACACACGAAAGCCCATTGGATGAAGTAACACGTTCGGCATAAAGTATGTCGACATCAGAAGGTTTATAATCCGGTTTCAATATTTCAAAAGCCTGAAGAAACAGAGCAACATAAATAACACAGCACATAAACAGTCAAATTCAACAAAGAAGTCAGCCACCAACAATCAAAACTTATCCATTGACCCATGTCAAAAAATGTACATGTTGTCAAACAGGCAACACATTCCTTCTGCTATACAGTGAACTTGTTCAAATGGCATCTATAATTCACACAAAAGCATGATATCCTACAAAAGATTTTGTCTCGTTCATGTTAAAACATTTGGTAAAGCTCATCATCTTACCTGCTCTAAAAAATAACTCGCAATACTGGGGAGAGTTTCTAATTCACTTCTCCGCTTGTAAGTTAATTGGAAAGCAGCATTATTCCAGAGTTCCTCAACCAATGGTGCATATTCTCGACTAGCAGCAGGAAATATTGCTTCCAATGTACCAGATGCCATGGTTTTAAGGAGCCAATCGGAAAATGCCTTCAACCGTGGGCAAATGGCATATGGAATCTTTTCATATTTGTCATCAACACGCCCTGCAATATAATCAAACGTGAAATAAGTAGCGGATCACAGCCTTCAAAAGCTTCCGCTCGAAatagaaaacaaagaaaaagatCTAAAAACATTTATGGCATAAAATACGTAAAGATAAACTGATAAAAGACTTCCGGACGTGAAAAAGTGAAGAAACGAATAAAAAAACAACAGACAAGAATCAGTTTAATcagtaagatatttaaataaacttTTACCAGAAATAGTTGAACCATCAGAAGATTGATTTTTCCTCAATTCATGTAAACTCTCTTCTTCAAAGCGCTCACGGGCATCAAGGAGTATGCCAATATAACTAAAAACATTGCTCTGAATCACAGATTTAATCTGATCTTGCTCATCCTCCGAAAATGGCACGTCTTTGTAAAGAATTTTAGCCTAATACAACAATTTTTTTAGAAAGTAACAACAGCAATTTTTAACAATACTAACAAGGGCTAGTATCATACAAACAGTATGACACAAAGCGGTTATANNNNNNNNNNNNNNNNNNNNNNNNNNNNNNNNNNNNNNNNNNNNNNNNNNNNNNNNNNNNNNNNNNNNNNNNNNNNNNNNNNNNNNNNNNNNNNNNNNNNNNNNNNNNNNNNNNNNNNNNNNNNNNNNNNNNNNNNNNNNNNNNNNNNNNNNNNNNNNNNNNNNNNNNNNNNNNNNNNNNNNNNNNNNNNNNNNNNNNNNNNNNNNNNNNNNNNNNNNNNNNNNNNNNNNNNNNNNNNNNNNNNNNNNNNNNNNNNNNNNNNNNNNNNNNNNNNNNNNNNNNNNNNNNNNNNNNNNNNNNNNNNNNNNNNNNNNNNNNNNNNNNNNNNNNNNNNNNNNNNNNNNNNNNNNNNNNNNNNNNNNNNNNNNNNNNNNNNNNNNNNNNNNNNNNNNNNNNNNNNNNNNNNNNNNNNNNNNNNNNNNNNNNNNNNNNNNNNNNNNNNNNNNNNNNNNNNNNNNNNNNNNNNNNNNNNNNNNNNNNNNNNNNNNNNNNNNNNNNNNNNNNNNNNNNNNNNNNNNNNNNNNNNNNNNNNNNNNNNNNNNNNNNNNNNNNNNNNNNNNNNNNNNNNNNNNNNNNNNNNNNNNNNNNNNNNNNNNNNNNNNNNNNNNNNNNNNNNNNNNNNNNNNNNNNNNNNNNNTATATATCTGCAAACTCGCGAGCTACTCGAGCAAACTCATAAAATACTTGAGTTCGAGCTACTCGAGCAAACTCATAAAATACTTGAGTTCGAGCTACTCGAACTCGAGCTTTGACCGAGCTCCACTTCAACTCGTTTTCACCCTAACTGAGAGAGATCAAAAGTGGACAAGGTTTGAGACATCGTTTACCAATTAGTAATATGATCGGGAAAAAATGTTGCAAAGTACAATAACTACAACAATGATGATATTACTCCACAAGAACAGCACGTGAGGTAGATTCAACAAAATGAAGCACACCCTCTCAATAATTTACACAATCTAAAGTCAATTCATGAGAATTTAAACCCAAAATGAAGCACGCACTCTCAATAATTTAGACAATCTAAAGTCAATTCATGAGAATTTAAAACCCGAAAATATTTGGGAAAAATGTTAAGAATAACCTGTTTAAGTATGGTACTTGTCCCAGATCCATTATATCCAATCAAAAGAAGTTTCTTAACTGCTTCATGCCCACGATGGTCTGGGAATGCTCGACTACTCACAGTCGTTACTTGCTCTCCACTAGGATGGGATGCTTTTGCAGGAACTGGGAGAGAAAGTACAGCACAAAGCAGCTTTGTTCCAGCCTGAACAGTAGCAACAACAAGGAAAAGTAATAAAAAATGACGCCAGATTTTAGAGGCAGGTGGCATAAAAGTTCCTTCTATTTTGGTTATCACATAAGGGATCAAGAAGGAAAAACAAAAGATTTGATAGAAATCGAACCTTGCGCCAGATATAACCTTTGGTGTTTTTTTGTCCCTCCTCTTGGTATGAACCATCTTCATTCACCCAAAAATGTGGATTTCCAGCACATTGAACTCCTGCTAACTACATTATTCCAAACCatgaaaaaaatcaataaattatgTCGAGCAAATAGAAATCATATATTTGGTGGATGAACCCAAAAGACAACCTTCAACATCCGCAGCTCCACATTAGTAATCTCCCGACCGTTAATATAGACTTGTGTATCCCCATTGCTAGCATCTGCCTTAATTGAACCCCCAACATTCAGATGAGGGCTAATTATTTGTGAAGGCTTCTTCCCTTCCTGACAAGGTCAGAAGTTCATCAACTTAATGGTGGCtactaaaaataaaaagcaaaaaaaatctaaaatatagaATTTAATTGCATTCACCTTTCCCCACAGACCCGATTCTTTGTCGTACCAATATTTTCCTGGTTTCAGCTTCTTAGGTGGATTGGGGCAGCTTTGTAATCCGATCAGCTCCTCGTGATAAAGGGGACGGCCGTTCACAGAAATATACTCTGGGGGTAATTGATTCACATCACACAATTTTTCGGCCTTCATGATTTGCCGAACCTCCAGATCATTAAGCAATCTCTTGAGCATTCTTGAGCACTTTCCCAAATTGCCTCTTTTTGATTCGTAAATGGGGAATCCAATGCAACCCACACACTTTCTACCCTCCGGCATGGAGCCCATTGCCCTAAGAACACAATTACTGCAATACTTTGCATCACAAACGATACATACTTCCTTTTCCGTAAATCTATTTCCTTTTAAGCACCGGTAACACGCTCCTTTCTTCACCTTAATAGCAGGTTCTTTCTTTTCTCTAACCACCTCAGGTCCAGAGTTGCTGAACTCATTAGCATTTCCATCGTCTGGCTCGATCTCACAAAATGTCACTAAATGGTCTTGTCTCAGATCAGAGCAAGATTCATTATTCCCATCTCCAAATTTACGAGAAGACACTCTAGAAGACGGATAATTCACACTCAAGACCGAGTCATTTGATGCCCAATCCAGACGATTATACCCATTCAAATCTAAGCTCTCGTTAAAACCATTAGGCACCCTAACATCATGAAAACTCCCAGAAA
Proteins encoded:
- the LOC140959011 gene encoding extra-large guanine nucleotide-binding protein 1-like; protein product: MPVEVREGVEYSFALEYDGPPITRELPRAVPINVDRIPVAAVVSPLPYSDKLLLPIVQPISAADFGKKLSKDFRLSSSTELLTVSPTSVIAFEPRNNQVSEGSYSKELGLESDATVSPISVNNVFEDAELVNCRDSGDCALSGDFSDLECRNTDFGANELNEQGYSSASRDNSSELMGVVGSSGALGASDKFEKSTEFSGSFHDVRVPNGFNESLDLNGYNRLDWASNDSVLSVNYPSSRVSSRKFGDGNNESCSDLRQDHLVTFCEIEPDDGNANEFSNSGPEVVREKKEPAIKVKKGACYRCLKGNRFTEKEVCIVCDAKYCSNCVLRAMGSMPEGRKCVGCIGFPIYESKRGNLGKCSRMLKRLLNDLEVRQIMKAEKLCDVNQLPPEYISVNGRPLYHEELIGLQSCPNPPKKLKPGKYWYDKESGLWGKEGKKPSQIISPHLNVGGSIKADASNGDTQVYINGREITNVELRMLKLAGVQCAGNPHFWVNEDGSYQEEGQKNTKGYIWRKAGTKLLCAVLSLPVPAKASHPSGEQVTTVSSRAFPDHRGHEAVKKLLLIGYNGSGTSTILKQAKILYKDVPFSEDEQDQIKSVIQSNVFSYIGILLDARERFEEESLHELRKNQSSDGSTISGRVDDKYEKIPYAICPRLKAFSDWLLKTMASGTLEAIFPAASREYAPLVEELWNNAAFQLTYKRRSELETLPSIASYFLEQAFEILKPDYKPSDVDILYAERVTSSNGLSCVDFSFPESSNDDSETGDLSDSLFRFQLIRLQAKGYGENCKWLQMFEDVRIVIFCVSLNDYDLFEMDGEGKSANKMMSSKKFFESMVTHPTFDQIDFLLLLNKFDLFEEKIEQVPLSKCDWFDDFQPVMSRNRSSSNNPNHPTVGQLAFHYIAVKFKRLFSSLTGRKLYVSQVKGVEPTSVDCALKYAKEILNWDEERYNLGLSEYSIYSMETSSSH